The proteins below are encoded in one region of Borrelia hispanica CRI:
- a CDS encoding CarD family transcriptional regulator — MSFVLDQAVVYPMQGVGKIKNIQNKEFNGEFIDYYEIYFPFNEMTFMVPVARAADLGIRALVSKEKVEEVFDIIKDFEGQIDQKKIKDGSHDFYKQSDILSTAKLYKFLYVKSMQKELPFYEKRILNDFELILQHEISLALQISFEEAKEKIREVLSRGQS, encoded by the coding sequence TCAGGCTGTAGTGTATCCAATGCAGGGAGTAGGCAAAATAAAAAATATTCAGAATAAGGAATTTAATGGTGAGTTTATTGATTATTATGAAATATATTTCCCATTTAATGAGATGACTTTCATGGTTCCAGTAGCTAGGGCGGCAGATCTTGGAATTAGAGCTTTGGTTAGCAAAGAAAAGGTAGAAGAAGTTTTTGATATTATTAAGGATTTTGAGGGTCAAATAGATCAAAAAAAGATCAAAGATGGTAGTCATGATTTTTATAAGCAGAGTGATATATTAAGTACTGCTAAGTTATATAAATTTTTGTATGTAAAATCTATGCAAAAAGAGTTGCCTTTTTATGAAAAGAGGATTTTAAATGATTTTGAATTAATTTTACAACATGAGATTAGTTTAGCTTTGCAAATTAGTTTTGAAGAAGCCAAAGAAAAGATTAGAGAAGTTCTCTCTAGGGGGCAGTCTTAG
- a CDS encoding membrane protein, translating into MLNIVRFISLISCRFIFMFFLFSLVFVCTSYLKYIFLHVDLSVLSFELYYDAYLYAFPLSLVVTFMRIAYPFSMTTFRVSGTLYIVIFIFILFLSYFGFLASVNFHTIFFDLHNRDEKIIKDDTVHFFDDQIVFYSNDIKSFGFKGVLKIADNEFDDEDFKSFSYNPRFSESDVAHFNENAFFTQKLYSDLVGYIFNDLDIFNNFLLSLESFSLILNIFGFVLLLFSFSYIFNFIFLNSVSLFLYPIFVILFFKVYNIYAIEFPESLDLIMGENVISNYLTFIFCVLTFCSTYLIGFLFKYIKENEGFDNDTLH; encoded by the coding sequence ATGTTAAATATTGTAAGGTTTATATCCTTAATATCTTGTAGATTTATTTTTATGTTTTTTCTCTTTTCGTTAGTTTTTGTTTGTACATCTTACTTGAAGTACATATTCCTACATGTAGATCTTTCTGTTTTAAGTTTTGAACTTTATTATGATGCTTATCTTTATGCTTTTCCTTTATCTTTAGTTGTTACTTTTATGAGAATTGCTTATCCTTTTAGTATGACTACATTCAGGGTTTCTGGTACTTTATATATTGTTATCTTTATTTTTATATTGTTTTTGTCTTATTTTGGATTTTTAGCTTCTGTTAATTTTCATACTATCTTTTTTGATTTACATAATAGGGATGAAAAGATAATTAAAGATGATACTGTGCATTTTTTTGATGATCAAATAGTTTTTTATAGTAATGATATTAAATCGTTTGGGTTTAAAGGTGTTTTAAAAATCGCAGATAATGAGTTTGATGATGAGGATTTTAAATCTTTTTCATATAATCCAAGATTTTCTGAATCTGATGTGGCGCATTTTAATGAAAATGCATTTTTTACTCAAAAGCTTTATAGTGATTTAGTTGGTTATATTTTTAATGATTTAGACATTTTTAATAATTTTTTACTTTCTTTAGAATCTTTTAGTTTGATATTGAATATATTTGGATTTGTTTTGCTTTTATTTTCTTTTTCTTATATTTTTAATTTTATATTTCTAAATAGTGTGTCTTTATTCCTTTATCCTATTTTTGTCATACTATTTTTTAAAGTTTATAATATTTATGCAATTGAATTTCCGGAGAGTTTAGATTTAATTATGGGTGAAAATGTAATATCTAATTATCTTACTTTCATTTTTTGTGTACTTACATTTTGTTCTACTTATTTGATTGGTTTTCTTTTTAAATATATTAAAGAGAATGAGGGATTTGATAATGATACGTTACATTAA
- the rpmB gene encoding 50S ribosomal protein L28 codes for MGRECEITGKRTMFGNNVPRKGLAKKKGGAGQHIGVKTKRTFKVNLINKKFFIPELGKNVSIKISASTLRSISKVGLNVFLKKNNKKIDDFI; via the coding sequence ATGGGGAGAGAATGTGAAATTACAGGAAAAAGGACAATGTTTGGAAATAATGTTCCACGTAAGGGACTTGCCAAAAAAAAAGGTGGAGCAGGACAACATATTGGTGTTAAGACTAAGAGAACTTTTAAGGTTAATTTAATAAATAAGAAATTTTTTATTCCAGAGCTTGGGAAAAATGTTAGTATTAAGATTTCTGCAAGTACTTTAAGAAGTATTTCAAAAGTAGGTCTGAATGTTTTTTTAAAGAAAAATAATAAAAAAATAGATGATTTCATTTAA
- the amrB gene encoding AmmeMemoRadiSam system protein B, whose protein sequence is MTPKSFSLYKRKTHKALLTSYGTYEFFLDKIDIFKKIITYNTKNIFIFSYTKENSKINISTHKAWKFLDKTIDVNLDIINLIKNFKFTNVEDKIIENDHKIEITLNFIKDITQNIKIIPIILGNPKSQTIKEYCTFLKPFTTQEENSFIFLSHFISHSTNLHKAIQLATTLKQLLNTSYLNSSTLLEHHKSHKIFPENIAALIIIHQIFTNFEFLNHQIINNNNEYSIIENILIN, encoded by the coding sequence ATAACACCAAAATCATTCAGCTTATATAAAAGAAAAACTCATAAAGCACTTTTAACTAGTTATGGGACTTATGAGTTTTTCTTAGATAAAATTGATATATTTAAAAAAATAATAACTTACAATACAAAAAACATATTTATATTTTCATATACAAAAGAAAATTCAAAGATTAATATATCAACTCATAAAGCTTGGAAATTTCTAGATAAAACAATTGATGTTAATTTAGACATAATAAATTTAATAAAAAACTTTAAATTTACAAATGTAGAAGACAAAATAATAGAAAATGATCATAAAATTGAAATTACATTAAATTTTATTAAAGATATAACACAAAATATCAAAATTATTCCCATTATTTTAGGTAACCCTAAAAGTCAAACTATTAAAGAATATTGCACATTTTTAAAACCATTTACAACTCAAGAAGAAAATTCTTTTATATTTTTATCTCATTTTATTTCACACTCTACAAATCTACATAAAGCTATCCAATTAGCAACAACCTTAAAACAACTCTTAAACACGTCTTACTTAAATTCATCAACTTTACTAGAACATCACAAATCACACAAAATATTTCCCGAAAATATAGCTGCCCTTATTATAATTCATCAAATTTTTACCAACTTTGAATTTTTAAATCATCAAATCATTAACAATAATAATGAATATTCAATAATAGAAAATATACTAATAAACTAA
- the pyk gene encoding pyruvate kinase: protein MIQKLTKIVATISDLRCDPEHIKELYEAGVNVIRLNTAHQSHADAIKVINNVRQVSNKIALMIDTKGPEVRTANIEKPITVKIGDKVIISTTPINDPNAFQTNYDGFVNEVPNGAKILIDDGELEMIVIEKSADKLICQIKNDGQIKNKKSINTPGISLKLQSVTDKDKGFIELAAKQNIDFIAHSFVRHAQDIQDVKDILNAAGNPDVKIISKVENQEGIDNIEEIAKASYGIMVARGDMGVEIPAEDVPLAQIKITKTCIKYGIPVITATQMLHTMIENPRPTRAEVSDVANAILNGTDAIMLSGETAYGKYPIEAVKMMTKIAREVEKYREQTLFQDEIFCSKKIIRNYIIKCAIDATKIMPIKAIIVDSLKGRTARIMATYRASVPLFITTNNERIARELSLSYGVYSNLVENNFKRTNEFVATSLKMLQTQEIVKNSDIIVIISGNPNRDTNKGTEFMEINTVEEAIKGHNL from the coding sequence ATGATACAAAAATTAACAAAAATAGTAGCAACAATATCAGATCTAAGATGCGATCCAGAACATATAAAAGAATTATATGAAGCAGGTGTCAATGTAATACGACTAAACACTGCTCATCAATCACATGCCGATGCAATAAAAGTCATAAATAATGTTAGACAAGTTTCAAATAAAATAGCATTAATGATTGATACAAAAGGACCAGAAGTTAGAACAGCTAATATTGAAAAGCCTATTACTGTTAAAATAGGAGACAAAGTAATAATCTCTACAACACCTATAAATGATCCTAATGCATTTCAAACTAACTATGATGGATTTGTTAATGAAGTTCCAAATGGAGCAAAAATTCTAATTGATGATGGTGAACTTGAAATGATTGTCATCGAAAAATCTGCAGATAAATTAATTTGCCAAATTAAAAACGATGGACAAATTAAAAACAAAAAATCAATAAATACACCAGGAATTTCACTGAAATTACAATCCGTTACTGATAAAGACAAAGGCTTTATTGAACTTGCAGCAAAACAAAATATTGATTTTATTGCTCATTCTTTTGTAAGACATGCACAAGATATCCAAGACGTCAAAGATATATTAAACGCTGCAGGAAATCCAGACGTAAAAATTATTTCTAAAGTCGAAAATCAAGAAGGAATTGATAACATAGAAGAAATTGCCAAAGCTTCCTACGGAATTATGGTCGCAAGGGGAGACATGGGAGTTGAAATACCTGCTGAAGATGTTCCTTTAGCACAAATTAAAATAACCAAAACCTGCATTAAGTACGGAATACCTGTAATTACAGCAACGCAAATGTTACATACAATGATTGAAAACCCAAGACCTACAAGAGCAGAAGTATCTGATGTTGCTAATGCAATTCTAAATGGTACAGACGCAATAATGTTATCCGGAGAGACAGCTTATGGAAAATATCCAATCGAAGCTGTTAAAATGATGACCAAGATTGCAAGAGAAGTCGAAAAATATAGAGAACAAACACTGTTTCAAGATGAAATTTTCTGTAGCAAAAAAATAATAAGAAATTATATTATTAAATGTGCAATTGATGCAACCAAAATAATGCCTATTAAAGCTATTATTGTTGATTCACTTAAAGGAAGAACTGCCAGAATAATGGCAACATATAGAGCAAGTGTGCCATTATTTATTACGACAAATAATGAAAGAATAGCACGAGAATTATCACTTTCTTATGGTGTTTATTCTAATCTTGTTGAAAACAATTTTAAAAGAACAAATGAATTTGTAGCAACTTCTCTTAAAATGCTTCAAACACAAGAAATAGTTAAAAATTCAGATATTATAGTAATTATTTCTGGAAATCCCAACAGGGACACCAATAAGGGTACAGAATTTATGGAAATAAACACAGTAGAAGAAGCAATTAAGGGACATAATCTATAA
- a CDS encoding NFACT RNA binding domain-containing protein, whose translation MSLNYHEINILLKELPLINSFLKKIKQPNYKNLVIEFYNKSTDEKNFNVLISLDPQKTRIHKTNKKFENIKPPLRFFEFLKSKVTNGKVSEAYQIKNERIILIKISKNQNYYCIFIKLWASSPNIIVTDTNFKILDAYYRRPKSKEITGEIFTKVKKIIENNDITDKKEVKLKNEYDNKLPYSTFIENYYENLEIKETKKHNIELFDKKYEQEKINLERKINSLNKQLISMDIIETHKEKGEMILSNINKIKKGMSEITLQNNNGKEITITLEKKLSPQDNALKYFKTYKKNKNLFKIVQKQLKDAKTQYDTLISKTTYTKEQSHTTLTNEKTTTQKNIKKTSIGLQFISHGFEIIVGRNAKENDELLRNWAKGNDYWLHTRDYPGAYVFIRNKKDKTPPLEVLIDAGNLCVFYTKPAKQAGKADLYYTNVKYLRKIKGEKKGLVIPHREKNLNIKLDPKILNKLKNIN comes from the coding sequence ATGTCATTAAACTATCATGAAATAAACATTTTACTTAAAGAATTGCCATTAATAAATTCATTTCTAAAAAAGATAAAACAACCTAATTATAAAAATTTGGTTATAGAATTTTACAATAAATCAACAGATGAAAAAAATTTTAATGTATTAATATCTCTAGATCCACAAAAAACAAGAATTCATAAAACAAATAAAAAATTTGAAAATATCAAACCTCCTCTAAGATTTTTTGAATTTTTAAAATCAAAAGTCACAAATGGCAAAGTATCGGAAGCATATCAAATAAAAAATGAAAGAATAATTCTAATAAAAATAAGTAAAAACCAAAATTACTATTGTATTTTTATAAAATTATGGGCATCTTCTCCTAATATAATTGTCACAGACACAAATTTTAAAATTCTTGATGCATACTATAGAAGACCAAAATCAAAAGAAATAACGGGTGAAATATTTACAAAAGTCAAAAAAATTATTGAAAATAACGATATAACTGATAAAAAAGAAGTCAAACTCAAAAATGAATATGACAACAAATTACCATACTCAACATTCATTGAAAATTACTATGAAAATTTAGAAATCAAAGAAACTAAAAAACATAATATAGAGCTGTTTGATAAAAAATATGAACAAGAAAAAATAAACTTAGAAAGAAAAATAAACTCTCTAAACAAACAATTAATTTCAATGGACATAATAGAAACTCACAAAGAAAAAGGTGAAATGATTTTATCAAATATAAACAAAATTAAAAAAGGAATGAGTGAAATTACTTTACAAAACAACAATGGCAAAGAAATTACAATAACATTAGAAAAAAAATTATCTCCTCAAGATAATGCTTTAAAATATTTTAAAACATACAAAAAAAACAAAAATCTTTTTAAGATTGTGCAAAAACAATTGAAAGATGCAAAAACACAATATGACACATTAATATCAAAAACAACTTATACAAAAGAACAAAGTCATACAACTCTGACTAATGAAAAAACAACAACACAAAAAAACATTAAAAAAACATCTATTGGACTCCAATTTATATCTCATGGATTTGAAATTATTGTGGGCAGAAATGCAAAAGAAAATGACGAACTCTTAAGAAATTGGGCAAAAGGAAATGATTATTGGTTGCATACAAGGGATTATCCTGGTGCTTATGTATTTATTAGAAATAAAAAAGACAAAACACCGCCTCTTGAAGTTTTAATAGATGCTGGTAATTTATGTGTATTTTATACAAAACCAGCAAAACAAGCGGGAAAAGCTGACCTTTACTATACCAATGTCAAATATTTAAGAAAAATTAAAGGAGAAAAAAAAGGACTTGTAATACCTCACAGAGAAAAAAATTTAAATATCAAATTAGATCCCAAAATATTAAACAAACTCAAAAACATAAATTAA
- a CDS encoding LolA family protein, producing the protein MSFIMNKIKKIILIISPYLLFAQISANQYFEEVHSKYQNVNDMQAKISLNIKGLKQTGTLLYKSPDKFIINLDSNNQVFVSDGEFLTIYVPSLGTSFRQQLTMGKSGSGFMNILSTEYSVSYTNSPNLEPLDESVGRGGAENFMKLTFSRRLYKGAATIDSFMIAFTPSGAIRRVIAYPTGGGREIVIDLLSVKFNVGISDSKFKYDLPKNANKVDNFLYDVKKT; encoded by the coding sequence ATGAGTTTTATAATGAACAAAATAAAAAAGATAATATTAATTATATCTCCTTATTTGCTTTTTGCCCAAATATCTGCCAATCAATATTTTGAGGAGGTTCATTCAAAATATCAAAATGTCAATGATATGCAGGCTAAGATTAGTCTTAACATAAAAGGTCTTAAACAGACAGGAACTTTGTTATATAAATCTCCCGATAAATTTATTATTAATTTAGATTCAAATAATCAGGTCTTTGTAAGTGATGGTGAATTTTTAACCATTTATGTTCCGTCTCTTGGTACTTCTTTTAGACAACAGTTGACTATGGGAAAATCGGGAAGTGGTTTTATGAATATTTTGAGTACTGAGTATAGTGTATCTTATACTAATTCTCCCAATTTAGAACCTCTTGATGAATCTGTGGGAAGGGGAGGAGCTGAAAATTTTATGAAACTGACTTTTTCAAGACGGCTTTATAAAGGTGCTGCTACAATTGATTCTTTTATGATTGCGTTTACACCAAGTGGTGCAATTAGAAGAGTTATTGCTTATCCTACAGGTGGTGGTAGAGAAATAGTGATTGATCTTTTGTCTGTTAAGTTTAATGTTGGAATTTCTGATAGTAAATTTAAATATGATCTGCCCAAGAATGCAAATAAGGTGGATAATTTTTTATATGATGTTAAAAAGACCTGA
- a CDS encoding helix-turn-helix domain-containing protein — protein MDRSDFIRFGDFLRKTRIDKGFTLEMIADDIRISIKYLRALEDSNIESFPNEVLAVGFLRTYSEYLGVDVWYVSSLFKEYKRRLNSNYIGIKSDDQNGSVTFVSESKLGNKCLDVTNIGFSKIIKILVGVVGIVFLVFVIINISGLKQILGRIFKANHIGKRVSEVHEVLFDKENFWNVVLGEGDFLSLVFGNSIAKYRVSFMNDDLVITNDLENEQYVFKLGKFREVDLNGNIRVKIVYDNYSQDKVRKAHVSLESFMLNVEYVFETNLSNRFNVVNWGFEVNGPKNRVISEYPTVYSSTNISDINLSINFLNDTFLRYVDENNLYGKSLLLLKGSNPLNLTFRKSLILFFTRLSDVNIVIQGKDVTSVLKSYGSEMIGIQFFWLKTPGGFDLKVSEVY, from the coding sequence ATGGACAGAAGCGATTTCATTAGATTTGGAGATTTTTTAAGAAAAACTCGTATTGATAAGGGCTTTACTTTGGAGATGATAGCTGATGATATTAGGATTTCTATTAAATATCTTAGAGCACTTGAAGATTCTAATATTGAGTCATTTCCAAATGAAGTTTTGGCTGTGGGTTTTTTAAGGACTTATAGTGAATATTTGGGAGTTGATGTTTGGTATGTTTCTTCTCTCTTTAAAGAATATAAGAGAAGACTTAATAGTAATTATATTGGTATTAAGTCTGATGATCAGAATGGTAGTGTAACTTTTGTAAGTGAGAGTAAGCTTGGAAATAAATGTTTGGATGTAACTAATATAGGTTTTTCTAAGATAATTAAGATATTAGTGGGAGTGGTTGGGATTGTATTTTTAGTATTTGTAATTATAAATATTAGTGGTCTTAAACAAATTTTAGGAAGAATTTTTAAGGCAAATCATATTGGGAAAAGAGTGTCAGAGGTTCATGAAGTTTTATTTGATAAAGAAAATTTTTGGAATGTTGTGCTTGGAGAAGGTGATTTTTTATCCTTAGTTTTTGGAAATTCTATTGCAAAATATAGAGTCTCTTTTATGAACGATGATTTGGTTATTACAAATGATTTAGAAAATGAGCAATATGTTTTTAAGTTAGGCAAATTTCGAGAAGTGGATTTGAATGGTAATATAAGAGTTAAAATTGTATATGATAATTATTCTCAAGATAAGGTTAGAAAGGCTCATGTAAGTTTGGAATCTTTTATGCTTAATGTTGAATATGTTTTTGAGACCAATCTTTCTAATAGATTTAATGTTGTAAATTGGGGATTTGAAGTTAATGGTCCTAAAAATAGAGTGATTAGTGAATATCCTACAGTATATTCTTCTACAAATATTTCTGATATTAATTTGTCAATTAATTTTTTAAATGATACGTTTTTAAGATATGTTGATGAGAATAATCTTTATGGTAAGTCTTTGCTTTTATTGAAGGGAAGTAATCCTTTAAATTTAACTTTTAGAAAGTCTTTAATTTTGTTTTTTACAAGACTTTCTGATGTGAATATTGTTATTCAAGGTAAGGATGTTACTTCTGTTTTAAAAAGTTATGGAAGCGAAATGATAGGAATTCAATTTTTTTGGTTAAAAACACCAGGTGGTTTTGATCTTAAAGTTTCTGAAGTTTATTGA
- a CDS encoding ATP-dependent helicase, which produces MSEIQKFLFSLNFHQKQIVFDDTKNPILVLAGPGSGKTRVITAKFAHLINEGKVKPEEILALTFTNKAAREMNLRLNSLFNFDRALHIQTFHSFGAWLLRLYFKEYDENYDSNFTIWDVNDVVKFVKQIGLASNIECAKYVTSSILKYKENYSLHNNCGLDEKIYSEIEFYEQEKSKSNAFDFADLILKSVLMLQNCEDIKMRVQKRFKAIFVDEYQDTNYSQFLFLRELYYKDAYFMVVGDEDQSIYSFRGARVENILEFEKTFDNVSKYYLVQNYRSSLSIVNVANNIISKNQNRYDKVIATENEIGKKIKIFIFQNPTEEAEYFANFLIENKLETAVLYRFNHQSLQFEKAFFKNNIAHKILGSIRFYEREEIKDVISLLRLFVNKKDKVSFLRIINKPARGLGKTTIDKIIATLNDTDVNFDLMLASRKVVKNLKGKARDSLDMFLSLYDELKENIQKGVYVNLSEFIKDIAMEFGIWNYYQKFDKDEKSKNIDELISSGVEYSGSFEGLVIFLENSSLSPLVHGDFSSSVLLSSIHGVKGLEFDRVIISGLEKGLLPAEIEELTAERLEEERRLFYVALTRAKVELFITINLQRFFRGILKNTAISVFFQEIHKDNYDVVFVPEYLKDNFKFFFTRSDNKNFNIGDYIIYNGESGVIVDKWYQDGGPFLKISLKNGKKAILSSSYIKKLSKM; this is translated from the coding sequence ATGAGTGAAATACAAAAATTTCTTTTTAGTTTAAATTTTCATCAAAAACAAATTGTCTTTGATGACACGAAGAACCCTATTCTTGTTTTGGCAGGGCCAGGTAGTGGCAAGACGAGGGTTATAACAGCTAAGTTTGCACATTTAATAAATGAAGGTAAAGTAAAACCAGAGGAAATTCTTGCTTTAACGTTTACAAATAAAGCAGCACGTGAAATGAATTTGAGATTGAATTCTCTTTTTAATTTTGATAGAGCTTTACATATTCAAACTTTTCATTCTTTTGGTGCTTGGCTTTTGCGACTTTACTTTAAAGAATATGATGAAAATTATGATTCAAATTTTACAATTTGGGATGTTAATGATGTTGTTAAATTTGTTAAACAAATTGGACTTGCATCAAATATTGAGTGTGCCAAGTATGTAACATCGTCAATATTGAAATATAAGGAAAATTATTCTTTACATAATAATTGTGGTCTTGATGAGAAAATTTATTCTGAGATTGAATTTTATGAACAGGAAAAATCTAAAAGTAATGCTTTTGATTTTGCTGATCTTATTCTTAAATCTGTTTTGATGTTACAAAATTGTGAAGATATTAAAATGAGGGTGCAAAAAAGATTTAAGGCTATTTTTGTAGATGAATATCAAGATACTAATTATTCACAGTTTTTGTTTTTAAGAGAACTTTATTATAAAGATGCATATTTTATGGTAGTAGGAGATGAGGATCAGTCTATATATTCTTTTAGAGGTGCTAGAGTTGAAAATATTCTTGAATTTGAAAAAACATTTGATAATGTGTCTAAATATTATTTGGTACAAAATTATCGTTCTAGTTTAAGTATTGTCAATGTTGCAAATAATATTATTTCAAAAAATCAAAATAGGTATGATAAAGTAATAGCTACAGAAAATGAGATAGGTAAAAAAATAAAAATTTTTATATTTCAAAATCCTACAGAAGAAGCTGAGTATTTTGCAAATTTTCTTATTGAAAATAAGCTTGAGACAGCTGTTCTTTATAGATTTAATCATCAATCTTTGCAATTTGAGAAAGCTTTCTTTAAAAATAATATTGCGCATAAAATATTAGGTTCAATTAGATTCTATGAAAGAGAAGAAATTAAAGATGTAATATCTTTATTAAGACTTTTTGTAAATAAAAAAGATAAAGTATCTTTTTTGAGAATAATAAATAAACCTGCAAGGGGTCTTGGTAAGACTACCATTGATAAGATAATTGCGACATTAAATGATACTGATGTTAATTTTGACTTAATGCTTGCAAGTAGAAAAGTTGTTAAAAATCTTAAAGGAAAAGCAAGAGATTCTCTTGATATGTTTTTAAGTTTATATGATGAATTAAAAGAAAATATACAAAAGGGTGTATATGTAAATTTATCTGAATTTATTAAAGATATTGCAATGGAATTTGGAATTTGGAATTATTATCAAAAATTTGATAAGGATGAGAAATCAAAAAATATTGATGAGCTTATTAGTAGTGGGGTTGAATATTCTGGTAGTTTTGAAGGTCTTGTGATATTTCTTGAAAATTCGTCTTTGTCTCCTTTAGTTCATGGAGATTTTTCATCTAGTGTGTTACTCTCTTCAATTCATGGAGTTAAAGGACTTGAGTTTGATAGGGTAATAATATCTGGTCTTGAGAAAGGTTTATTACCTGCTGAGATTGAAGAATTGACAGCTGAGAGATTAGAAGAAGAGAGGAGACTCTTTTATGTTGCTCTTACTAGGGCTAAAGTCGAACTTTTTATTACAATAAATTTGCAAAGATTTTTTAGAGGAATACTAAAAAATACAGCCATATCAGTTTTTTTTCAAGAAATTCATAAGGATAATTATGATGTTGTTTTTGTTCCAGAATATTTGAAAGATAATTTTAAGTTTTTTTTTACACGAAGTGATAATAAAAATTTTAATATTGGTGATTATATAATTTATAATGGTGAGAGTGGCGTTATTGTTGATAAGTGGTATCAAGATGGTGGACCGTTTCTTAAAATTAGTCTAAAAAATGGGAAAAAAGCTATTTTGAGTTCAAGCTATATTAAAAAACTTTCTAAAATGTAG
- the gatC gene encoding Asp-tRNA(Asn)/Glu-tRNA(Gln) amidotransferase subunit GatC: protein MKNIHLENSLKLSLLKLSEDEKQQFVMKFEKIVCMLDKISEFEIKDGFHKAVCDFSDLRYDEISPSLTIESIKNFSNVFVDGYFSSPKVLE from the coding sequence TTGAAAAATATTCATTTAGAGAATAGTTTGAAATTAAGTTTATTAAAGTTAAGTGAAGATGAAAAACAGCAATTTGTTATGAAATTTGAAAAGATTGTTTGTATGTTAGATAAAATTTCTGAATTTGAAATTAAAGATGGCTTCCATAAAGCAGTATGTGATTTTTCTGACTTAAGATATGATGAGATTTCGCCTTCGTTGACAATAGAATCTATTAAGAATTTTAGTAATGTTTTTGTTGATGGTTATTTTTCATCACCTAAAGTACTTGAATAG